The Doryrhamphus excisus isolate RoL2022-K1 chromosome 1, RoL_Dexc_1.0, whole genome shotgun sequence genome includes a window with the following:
- the krt97 gene encoding keratin 97 codes for MSSIRTGLSALSLSSLPVAGSRRATSVYSGSVGKNVQMSSYGSGGLASGLDLAWSLGGGVLDGSNFSVTGSEKITLQNLNDRLAAYLDKVRSLESANAKLERQIREWYDKQTPTVRDYSKYEAIIADLRKKISLAAQDNARLMLQIDNARLAGEDFRIKYENELAVRMSVEADISGLRKVVDDLTVARTDLEMQVEGLKEELVYLKKNHAEELAALRSQVNSSSVNVEVDARPQEDMSRTLDEIRRQYEAITEKNRRDMDNWYKAKFDELNKQVANSTQILQTSRTEISELQRTLQALQIELQSQLSLKSAVESQLTETESRYSLQLSQLQAIVNNLESELSQMRVEIERQAADYQMLLDIKTRLEMEIAEYRRLLDGEDVKTIQIVKEVKTQPVITQRKRVVIEEIIDGKVVSRTEDVDSQVISK; via the exons ATGTCCTCAATCCGCACTGGATTATCCGCCTTGTCCCTCTCGTCCCTGCCGGTGGCCGGCTCCCGGCGGGCCACCAGCGTGTACTCCGGTTCCGTGGGTAAAAATGTGCAGATGTCGTCCTACGGCTCCGGTGGTCTCGCCTCCGGCCTGGACCTGGCATGGTCGCTCGGCGGGGGGGTACTGGATGGCAGCAACTTCAGCGTCACCGGCAGCGAGAAAATCACCCTGCAGAACCTGAACGACCGTCTGGCCGCTTACCTGGACAAGGTGCGCTCCCTGGAGAGCGCCAACGCCAAGCTGGAGCGCCAAATCCGCGAGTGGTACGATAAACAGACCCCCACGGTGAGAGATTACAGCAAGTACGAGGCCATCATTGCCGATCTGCGCAAGAAG ATTAGCCTTGCTGCCCAGGACAATGCCAGGTTGATGCTGCAGATTGACAACGCCAGACTGGCAGGGGAGGACTTCAGAATCAA GTATGAGAACGAGTTGGCCGTGCGCATGTCAGTGGAGGCGGACATCTCAGGACTGCGCAAAGTCGTGGATGACCTGACTGTTGCTCGCACTGACCTGGAGATGCAAGTGGAGGGTCTGAAGGAAGAGCTGGTCTACCTGAAGAAGAACCACGCTGAG GAGCTTGCAGCATTGCGAAGTCAAGTCAACTCCAGCTCTGTAAATGTGGAAGTGGATGCCAGACCCCAGGAGGACATGTCCAGGACCCTTGATGAAATCAGAAGACAGTATGAAGCCATCACTGAGAAGAACCGCCGTGATATGGATAACTGGTACAAGGCCAAG TTTGACGAGCTGAACAAGCAGGTTGCAAACAGCACACAGATCCTCCAGACCTCCCGCACTGAAATTAGTGAGCTTCAGAGGACTTTGCAGGCCCTGCAGATTGAACTGCAGTCTCAGCTTAGCCTG AAATCTGCTGTGGAGAGTCAGCTGACAGAGACAGAGTCCCGCTACAGCTTGCAGCTGAGCCAGCTCCAAGCCATCGTCAACAACCTGGAGTCTGAGCTCAGCCAGATGAGGGTGGAGATTGAGAGGCAGGCGGCAGACTACCAGATGTTGCTGGACATCAAGACCAGGCTGGAGATGGAGATCGCCGAGTACAGAAGATTGTTGGACGGAGAGGATGTAAA GACCATTCAAATCGTCAAAGAAGTGAAAA CGCAACCAGTCATCACCCAGAGAAAGAGAGTGGTGATTGAGGAGATTATTGATGGAAAAGTGGTATCTCGCACAGAAGATGTGGATTCACAGGTCATCTCAAAGTAG